A single genomic interval of Daucus carota subsp. sativus chromosome 1, DH1 v3.0, whole genome shotgun sequence harbors:
- the LOC108204463 gene encoding protein unc-13 homolog yields the protein MASLFRDRSSLSSLSSLSSLSHSKRDSLSGTASSRFSGGGGGALPSPFGDLSPALSSTDLRDTAYEIFVAACRTSTGKPLTYVPAGNSDRLSGSPSMSGSPSMQQRSITSTAASKMKKALGLRSSSGSGLSPGSGTGSPSPPVKPKRPLTVGELMRTQMRVTDNNDSRIRRALLRIAAGQVGKRLESMVLPLELLQQFKSSDFPSQEEYYSWQRRNLKILEAGLLLHPYLPIEKSNAASQRLRQLIHGALDRPMETGRNNESMQILRNAVMSLASRSSEGSLAESCHWADGFPLNLRLYEILLEACFDANDETSILEEVDELMELIKKTWPILGLNQMLHNLCFSWVLFNRYVSTGQVENDLLYAADSQLAEVAKDAKATKDPTYSKILSSILSAILGWAEKRLLAYHDTFDAGNISSMQSIVSLGVSAAKVLVEDISNEYRRRRKTEVDVARNRIDTYIRSSLRTAFAQRMEKADSSRRASRNQPNPLPVLAILAKDVGELATKEKDVFSPILKTWHPFAAGVAVATLHVCYGNELKQFISSITELTPDAVQVLRAADKLEKDLVLIAVEDSVDSDDGGKAIIREMPPYEADTAIANMVKIWIKTRLDKVKDWVDRNLQQEVWNPRANQEGFAPSAVEVLRIIDETLEAFFQLPIPSHPALLPDLMSGLDRCLQYYITKAKSGCGSRNTYIPTMPALTRCDAGTKFQNVWKKKDKPVSSQRRSAQSAVANGDTAFGVPQLCVRMNSLQRIRAELEVLEKRIITLLRNSESANEEDFSNGLGKKFELTPAACLEGVKQLSEALAYKIIFHDLSHVLWDRLYVGEPSSSRIEFFLQELEQNLTTIADIVHERVRTRIVADIMKASFDGFLLVLLAGGPSRAFSRQDCQIIEDDFEALKELFWANGDGLPTDVINKFSATVRDVLPLYRTDTETLVERFRQLTVETYGSSAKSRLPLPPTSGQWNPTEPNTLLRVLCYRNDEVASRFLKKTYNLPKKL from the exons ATGGCTTCTCTCTTTCGAGACAGAAgctctctctcgtctctctcgtctctctcatctctctcgcaTTCTAAGCGCGACTCTCTCTCCGGCACCGCCAGCTCGCGCTTCtccggcggcggcggcggcgctCTGCCGTCGCCGTTCGGGGATCTGTCGCCGGCTCTCTCGTCGACCGACCTCCGCGACACGGCCTACGAGATCTTCGTCGCCGCGTGCCGCACGTCCACCGGAAAGCCGCTGACTTACGTTCCGGCGGGGAATTCGGACCGGTTATCGGGCTCGCCGTCGATGTCGGGATCGCCGTCGATGCAGCAGCGGTCGATTACGTCGACGGCGGCGTCGAAAATGAAGAAGGCGTTGGGGCTTCGATCTAGCTCCGGGTCGGGTTTGAGTCCGGGTTCTGGAACGGGCTCACCTTCGCCGCCGGTAAAACCTAAAAGACCGTTGACTGTTGGAGAGCTAATGAGGACTCAAATGAGAGTTACTGACAATAACGATTCGAGAATTCGACGAGCTTTGTTAAGAATTGCTGCTGGACAg GTTGGTAAGCGTTTGGAGTCTATGGTTCTACCATTGGAGCTGCTGCAACAATTCAAATCTTCTGATTTTCCCAGTCAAGAAGAATACTATTCATGGCAGAGGAGAAACCTAAAAATTCTTGAGGCTGGTCTCCTTTTACATCCTTACCTGCCAATAGAGAAGTCCAATGCTGCTTCACAGAGGTTACGGCAATTAATTCATGGTGCCTTAGACAGGCCGATGGAAACTGGGAGGAACAATGAGTCAATGCAAATCCTCCGTAATGCTGTGATGTCTCTTGCTAGCAGATCTTCTGAGGGATCCTTGGCAGAGTCCTGTCACTGGGCAGATGGATTCCCATTGAATCTTCGTCTATATGAGATACTTCTGGAAGCCTGTTTTGATGCTAATGATGAAACATCTATCTTAGAAGAAGTTGACGAGCTTAtggagcttataaagaaaactTGGCCGATCCTTGGATTGAACCAAATGCTTCACAACCTTTGCTTTTCCTGGGTTCTATTCAACCGTTATGTATCAACTGGACAAGTAGAAAATGATCTTCTATATGCTGCTGATAGTCAGCTTGCTGAAGTTGCAAAAGATGCAAAAGCAACAAAGGATCCAACTTATTCAAAGATTTTAAGTTCTATATTGAGTGCAATTTTGGGTTGGGCCGAGAAAAGGCTCCTTGCATATCATGACACTTTTGATGCTGGGAATATTAGTTCTATGCAAAGCATTGTCTCTCTTGGAGTATCAGCAGCAAAAGTTCTAGTTGAGGATATTTCTAATGAGTATCGCAGAAGGAGGAAGACTGAAGTTGATGTGGCTCGAAACAGAATTGACACTTATATAAGGTCATCTCTACGTACTGCTTTTGCACAG AGAATGGAGAAAGCAGATTCAAGCAGAAGGGCTTCAAGAAATCAGCCTAATCCTCTTCCTGTTCTTGCCATTCTTGCGAAGGATGTTGGTGAGCTAGCAACCAAAGAGAAGGATGTATTTAGTCCTATACTGAAGACGTGGCACCCTTTCGCGGCAGGCGTTGCTGTTGCTACACTTCACGTTTGCTATGGCAATGAGCTCAAGCAATTCATTTCTAGTATAACAGAGTTGACACCTGATGCTGTACAGGTTTTGAGAGCTGCAGATAAGTTGGAGAAAGATCTAGTGCTGATTGCAGTTGAAGATTCCGTGGACAGTGACGATGGTGGGAAGGCAATAATTCGTGAGATGCCACCCTATGAAGCTGATACTGCCATAGCTAACATGGTGAAAATTTGGATTAAAACAAGACTTGATAAAGTGAAGGATTGGGTTGATAGAAATCTTCAACAAGAG GTCTGGAATCCAAGAGCTAATCAAGAAGGATTTGCTCCATCTGCTGTTGAAGTCCTCCGGATAATTGATGAAACCTTGGAGGCATTCTTTCAGCTGCCTATACCTTCGCATCCAGCATTACTACCTGACTTAATGTCTGGTCTTGATAGGTGCCTTCAGTACTATATTACCAAGGCAAAATCTGGATGTG GATCAAGGAACACCTACATACCCACTATGCCAGCATTAACTAGATGTGATGCAggaacaaaatttcaaaatgtgTGGAAGAAGAAAGACAAGCCCGTTAGCTCTCAGAGAAGGAGTGCTCAGTCTGCTGTTGCGAATGGAGATACAGCTTTTGGGGTACCTCAACTATGTGTCCGTATGAATAGTTTGCAACGAATACGAGCAGAGTTGGAAGTTTTAGAAAAGAGGATAATCACTCTTTTGCGGAACTCTGAGTCTGCTAATGAAGAAGACTTCTCAAATGGTCTGGGCAAAAAGTTTGAGCTCACCCCTGCTGCTTGTTTAGAAGGGGTTAAACAGCTCTCTGAAGCATTGGCTTACAAAATTATCTTTCATGATCTGAGTCATGTTCTGTGGGATAGGTTGTATGTTGGAGAACCCTCATCATCAAGGATTGAATTCTTTCTTCAGGAGCTTGAGCAAAATTTGACCACTATTGCGGATATTGTGCATGAAAGAGTTCGTACACGTATTGTTGCTGACATAATGAAAGCATCCTTTGATGGTTTCTTGTTGGTTTTACTTGCTGGAGGACCATCGCGTGCCTTTTCTCGGCAGGATTGCCAAATAATAGAGGATGATTTTGAGGCCTTGAAAGAATTATTCTGGGCAAATGGAGATGGGCTGCCAACTGATGTAATTAACAAGTTTTCAGCAACAGTGAGGGATGTCCTTCCACTTTACAGAACTGATACAGAGACCCTTGTTGAGCGTTTTAGACAGCTGACCGTTGAAACTTATGGTTCTTCTGCAAAATCGAGACTTCCATTACCACCAACTTCTGGGCAGTGGAACCCTACTGAACCGAACACACTCTTGCGAGTTTTGTGTTACAGGAATGACGAAGTGGCTTCAAGATTCCTTAAGAAGACCTACAATTTGCCGAagaaactctga
- the LOC108207463 gene encoding uncharacterized protein LOC108207463 → MPANSSQLSKRGDKRGKEWLAVNFKPENFIPGLIIGFVFGFLFDMAKPLKDYAIGSCSSLSRTRKQQTLALRNPNEELKMVLVVRQDLKMGSGKIASQCAHAATGLYSELIQSQRALVRQWEHCGQAKIVVTCKNQQEMNKLKEMAENIGLPTYMVADAGRTQVASGSKTVLAIGPGFKSAVDSVTGKQHLL, encoded by the exons ATGCCGGCAAATTCCTCTCAATTATCCAAAAGG GGAGATAAGAGGGGGAAAGAATGGTTGGCGGTGAATTTCAAGCCAGAGAACTTTATACCAGGACTTATAATTGGGTTTGTGTTTGGGTTTTTATTTGATATGGCAAAACCCCTTAAAGATTATGCAATTGGGAGCTGTTCGTCTCTTTCGAGAACCCGAAAGCAACAGACTTTGGCCTTGAGGAACCCGAATGAGGAGCTCAAGATG GTTTTAGTAGTTAGACAAGATTTGAAGATGGGATCAGGAAAGATTGCTTCTCAATGTGCTC ATGCTGCAACTGGCCTTTATTCAGAGCTTATTCAAAG CCAACGCGCTCTCGTGCGACAATGGGAGCATTGTGGGCAAGCAAAAATAGTTGTCACTTGCAAGAATCAACAAGAGAT GAATAAGCTGAAGGAAATGGCTGAAAACATTGGCCTTCCAACTTACATGGTTGCTGATGCAGGACGCACACAG GTTGCCTCTGGATCAAAAACGGTTCTCGCTATTGGACCTG GATTTAAGTCGGCAGTAGATTCAGTAACAGGGAAACAGCATCTGCTTTGA
- the LOC108212962 gene encoding protein NONRESPONDING TO OXYLIPINS 2, mitochondrial isoform X1, with protein MASRFRSISRPISTLFKQSTSKPSSSIPFASSHIPRAPTSISRPLAQMGALQSLLPLHSAVASARLTSCLGIDSKGSRSLSQGMLCSANPGV; from the exons ATGGCCTCTCGTTTTCGATCAATTTCAAGACCAATTTCGACCCTTTTCAAACAATCCACTTCCAAGCCTTCTTCTTCCATACCCTTTGCATCTTCTCACATTCCTCGCGCACCCACATCAATTTCAAG GCCACTAGCTCAAATGGGTGCTCTCCAGTCCCTGTTGCCACTCCATTCAGCGGTTGCTTCAGCTCGATTGACGTCGTGTCTTGGGATTGATTCAAAGGGCTCGAGATCGTTGTCTCAGGGTATGCTTTGCAGTGCAAACCCAGGAGTTTGA
- the LOC108212962 gene encoding protein NONRESPONDING TO OXYLIPINS 2, mitochondrial isoform X2, producing the protein MASRFRSISRPISTLFKQSTSKPSSSIPFASSHIPRAPTSISRPLAQMGALQSLLPLHSAVASARLTSCLGIDSKGSRSLSQELGLSVPR; encoded by the exons ATGGCCTCTCGTTTTCGATCAATTTCAAGACCAATTTCGACCCTTTTCAAACAATCCACTTCCAAGCCTTCTTCTTCCATACCCTTTGCATCTTCTCACATTCCTCGCGCACCCACATCAATTTCAAG GCCACTAGCTCAAATGGGTGCTCTCCAGTCCCTGTTGCCACTCCATTCAGCGGTTGCTTCAGCTCGATTGACGTCGTGTCTTGGGATTGATTCAAAGGGCTCGAGATCGTTGTCTCAGG AACTAGGACTGAGTGTGCCTCGATAA
- the LOC108215749 gene encoding GATA transcription factor 12 has product METSPEFFQGSPAAYYNKIQHFAPEKRQAEGKASAEHFIIEDLLDFPNDDVGVTEATFDNVTGTSTDSSAVTVVDSCNSSFSGNENHFHGGLGDHAQFSNDLCVPYDDMAELEWLSNFVEESFSSEDLQKLQLISGMKARTDASENQTENNRENPIYRPEVSVPGKARSKRSRAAPCNWTSRLLVLPPTSNQAMSSESTESDIVVGSGKKMGKGVIMGKKKEVFDNGGGSMSGGDGRKCLHCLTDKTPQWRTGPMGPKTLCNACGVRYKSGRLVPEYRPAASPTFVLAKHSNSHRKVLELRRQKEMQRAQHHQQQFIHQGMMFDVAPSEDFLIHQHIGPDFRQLL; this is encoded by the exons ATGGAAACCTCGCCTGAATTCTTCCAGGGCTCCCCCGCTGCTTACTACAACAAAATCCAGCATTTTGCGCCCGAAAAACGACAGGCTGAGGGGAAGGCCAGCGCGGAGCATTTTATCATCGAGGACCTGTTGGATTTTCCTAATGATGACGTTGGTGTCACGGAGGCAACTTTTGATAATGTGACCGGGACGTCTACTGATTCGTCTGCGGTCACGGTGGTGGATAGCTGCAACTCGTCGTTTTCTGGCAATGAGAATCATTTTCATGGAGGTTTGGGTGATCATGCTCAATTCTCTAATGACCTTTGTGTTCCG TATGATGATATGGCTGAATTGGAGTGGCTATCGAATTTTGTGGAAGAGTCTTTCTCAAGTGAGGATTTGCAGAAGCTTCAGCTGATTTCAGGAATGAAGGCTCGCACTGATGCATCAGAAAACCAGACTGAAAACAACCGTGAGAACCCGATATACCGCCCTGAAGTGTCGGTCCCTGGGAAGGCACGTAGCAAGCGCTCCCGTGCTGCCCCGTGCAACTGGACATCCCGGCTTCTAGTGCTCCCACCGACTTCCAACCAGGCAATGTCGTCTGAGTCAACGGAGTCTGACATTGTGGTCGGGTCAGGGAAGAAAATGGGGAAGGGTGTTATAATGGGGAAGAAAAAAGAGGTTTTTGACAATGGTGGTGGCTCAATGAGTGGTGGGGATGGGCGGAAGTGTCTCCACTGTTTGACTGATAAGACGCCACAGTGGAGGACCGGGCCTATGGGCCCGAAAACACTCTGTAACGCTTGTGGCGTCCGGTACAAATCGGGCAGACTTGTGCCCGAGTACCGGCCAGCTGCAAGCCCAACATTTGTGCTCGCTAAACATTCCAACTCTCATAGGAAGGTACTTGAGCTAAGGAGACAAAAGGAGATGCAAAGGGCACAACATCATCAGCAACAATTTATTCACCAGGGTATGATGTTTGATGTAGCACCTAGTGAGGATTTCTTAATCCACCAACACATTGGACCCGATTTTCGGCAACTCCTCTAA